In one Magnetococcus sp. PR-3 genomic region, the following are encoded:
- a CDS encoding rhodanese-like domain-containing protein produces the protein MMQQVGVKQWLGMAALAVALMVTAPVQAGGKPEVPGSLAGVSIVAADEVLAAMEGGEAFLLDCRKVSGFEGGTVPGSVNCQVSSGKASLDDANVDATAAKLKGECSDLMSMAKDKEIITFCNGLTCWRSPKAALSLTKLGFTNVKWYRLGMNDWKAQDLPIE, from the coding sequence ATGATGCAACAGGTTGGTGTAAAGCAGTGGTTGGGTATGGCGGCGCTGGCTGTAGCTCTTATGGTGACGGCTCCTGTTCAAGCTGGTGGTAAGCCTGAGGTGCCTGGTTCACTGGCAGGTGTCAGTATTGTAGCTGCTGATGAAGTGCTGGCTGCTATGGAGGGTGGAGAAGCTTTTCTGCTCGACTGCCGTAAGGTTTCAGGCTTCGAGGGAGGCACAGTACCAGGCTCTGTAAATTGTCAGGTCTCTTCTGGCAAGGCCAGTTTGGATGATGCCAATGTGGATGCAACAGCCGCTAAGCTTAAGGGTGAATGTTCTGACCTTATGTCCATGGCTAAGGATAAAGAGATCATTACATTCTGTAACGGTCTAACTTGCTGGCGTAGTCCTAAAGCCGCATTGTCGTTGACCAAGCTGGGTTTTACCAATGTTAAATGGTATCGCTTGGGTATGAATGACTGGAAAGCTCAGGATCTTCCAATCGAATAA
- the glgC gene encoding glucose-1-phosphate adenylyltransferase: MAEQRSDGGANLNEAIRQSLILVLAGGRGSRLKNLTDTEAKPAVAFAGKFRIIDFALSNCVNSGMRRVGVLTQYRAHNLIQHVQRGWGSFRAEFDEFVEVWPAQQQTAAESWYSGTADAVYQNIDLIESHDPKYVVILGGDHIYKQDYSKMLEHHIRSEAAATVACLEVPVDQAREFGVMDVDANDQIINFLEKPAEPPELPSRPGWSLASMGIYIFNRDLLVEQLRRDALLEDSSHDFGKDLIPYLVPKVKVMAHSFSKSCVGLDTKNEPYWRDVGTLDAYWEANMDLTHVTPELDLYDPNWPIWTYQVQRPAAKFVFNDDKRRGYAVDSLVSAGCVVSGSAVERSLLFTDVRINSYSVVTDSVILPRADVGRKCTLIKCIVGPDTVIPDGLEIGVDPELDAKRFYRTEGGVTLVTKEHIDKLT, encoded by the coding sequence ATGGCAGAGCAACGCAGTGATGGTGGGGCAAACCTGAACGAAGCCATTCGTCAGAGTTTGATTCTTGTGCTGGCGGGTGGTCGTGGAAGCCGTTTAAAAAACCTCACTGATACAGAGGCTAAGCCTGCGGTGGCCTTTGCGGGTAAATTCCGTATTATTGATTTTGCTCTATCCAATTGTGTGAACTCAGGTATGCGTCGTGTAGGGGTGTTGACCCAATATCGTGCGCATAATCTTATTCAGCATGTTCAGCGTGGCTGGGGATCTTTTCGTGCGGAATTTGATGAATTTGTGGAGGTCTGGCCTGCTCAGCAACAGACGGCTGCTGAGTCTTGGTATTCAGGTACGGCTGATGCGGTGTATCAGAATATCGATCTTATAGAGAGTCATGATCCTAAATATGTGGTGATTTTAGGGGGTGACCATATCTATAAGCAGGACTACAGCAAAATGTTGGAGCACCATATTCGCAGTGAAGCTGCGGCGACGGTCGCCTGCTTGGAGGTCCCCGTGGATCAGGCTCGTGAATTTGGTGTTATGGATGTCGATGCCAATGATCAGATCATTAACTTTTTAGAGAAACCGGCTGAGCCACCCGAGCTACCAAGCCGTCCTGGCTGGTCACTGGCCAGTATGGGGATCTATATCTTTAATCGTGATCTTTTGGTTGAGCAGTTAAGAAGAGATGCTCTGCTTGAGGACTCTTCCCATGATTTCGGTAAAGATTTAATTCCCTATTTGGTGCCTAAGGTCAAAGTTATGGCCCATAGCTTTTCTAAAAGCTGTGTGGGGTTGGATACCAAAAATGAACCTTACTGGCGTGATGTTGGGACATTGGATGCCTATTGGGAAGCCAATATGGACCTGACCCATGTCACACCAGAACTGGATCTTTATGATCCAAATTGGCCAATTTGGACCTATCAGGTTCAGCGCCCTGCGGCTAAGTTTGTGTTTAATGATGATAAGCGCCGCGGATATGCCGTGGATAGTTTGGTCTCTGCCGGGTGTGTTGTGTCTGGATCAGCGGTGGAGCGTTCCTTGCTGTTTACCGATGTTCGTATCAACTCCTACTCTGTCGTGACCGACTCTGTCATTTTGCCCCGGGCGGATGTTGGGCGAAAATGCACTTTGATTAAATGTATCGTCGGACCTGATACGGTTATTCCTGATGGTTTGGAAATTGGTGTTGATCCTGAGTTGGATGCCAAACGTTTTTACCGTACAGAGGGCGGGGTAACCTTGGTCACTAAGGAACATATTGATAAGCTTACCTAA
- a CDS encoding adenylosuccinate synthase, whose amino-acid sequence MSNVVIVGTQWGDEGKGKIVDLLTEQADMVVRFQGGHNAGHTLVVEGKQYILHLIPSGIIRPGKQCAIGNGVVLDPDALLSEMSKLSDMGVAISPENLKIADRTNLILPYHKALDLAREKKKAAGKKIGTTGRGIGPCYEDKSARRGIRLIDLYNQPLFEEKLKENLDLVNFMLEKYYDEEGFQMETIRDAYLRMGEQMAPYCEDLAPWLEKAQAEGKNVLFEGAQGALLDVDFGTYPYVTSSNTSSAGACSGSGVAPGQLDYVLGIVKAYTTRVGGGPFPTELHDADGKYLATKGHEFGATTGRPRRCGWFDAVVVRHAARVSGINGMCITKLDVLDGMKEIRLCTGYRIDGEETGYVPADTVKLDRVEPIYETMPGWDGSTVGCKDWNSLPQEAKNYLGRLAEVVGIPVSILSTGPDRNETLILENPFHA is encoded by the coding sequence ATGTCTAACGTTGTTATTGTCGGCACCCAATGGGGTGATGAGGGCAAAGGTAAAATTGTTGATCTGCTTACTGAGCAGGCCGACATGGTAGTGCGCTTCCAAGGGGGGCATAATGCGGGCCATACCCTGGTTGTGGAGGGCAAACAGTATATCTTGCATTTGATCCCTTCCGGCATTATTCGTCCCGGTAAGCAGTGCGCCATCGGCAACGGTGTTGTGCTTGATCCCGATGCTTTGCTGTCAGAAATGAGTAAGCTCAGTGATATGGGGGTGGCGATTTCTCCGGAAAATTTAAAAATTGCCGATCGCACCAATCTTATTCTTCCGTACCACAAGGCGCTGGATCTGGCTCGTGAGAAGAAGAAGGCTGCGGGTAAAAAAATTGGTACAACAGGGCGTGGTATTGGTCCTTGTTATGAAGATAAATCTGCCCGTCGCGGAATTCGTCTGATCGATCTGTATAATCAGCCTCTCTTTGAAGAAAAACTTAAAGAGAACCTAGACCTGGTTAACTTCATGCTTGAGAAGTATTACGATGAAGAGGGTTTCCAGATGGAGACCATTCGTGATGCTTATCTGCGCATGGGTGAGCAGATGGCTCCCTACTGTGAAGATCTGGCACCATGGCTTGAAAAAGCCCAGGCCGAGGGCAAGAATGTTCTCTTTGAAGGGGCGCAAGGTGCCTTGTTGGATGTTGATTTTGGTACCTACCCTTATGTGACCTCTTCGAATACCAGTTCAGCCGGTGCTTGCAGCGGTAGTGGTGTTGCTCCTGGCCAGCTGGATTATGTTTTGGGTATCGTAAAGGCGTATACGACACGTGTGGGTGGTGGTCCTTTCCCCACTGAGCTGCATGATGCTGATGGTAAATACCTGGCCACCAAAGGGCATGAGTTTGGTGCAACGACTGGCCGACCCCGTCGCTGCGGGTGGTTTGATGCTGTTGTGGTGCGCCATGCGGCCCGTGTAAGTGGCATTAATGGTATGTGTATTACCAAACTTGACGTGTTGGATGGTATGAAGGAGATTCGTCTCTGCACAGGGTACCGTATCGATGGTGAAGAGACCGGGTATGTCCCCGCAGATACCGTCAAGTTAGACCGGGTTGAACCGATCTATGAAACCATGCCCGGTTGGGATGGTTCTACCGTCGGTTGTAAAGATTGGAATAGCCTGCCCCAGGAAGCGAAGAACTACTTGGGTCGCTTGGCGGAAGTAGTCGGTATTCCTGTGAGTATTCTTTCCACAGGACCTGATCGTAATGAAACGCTGATTCTGGAAAATCCCTTCCATGCCTAG
- a CDS encoding glycogen/starch/alpha-glucan phosphorylase translates to MTLDEQLSESSVHEHDRSDWNATFIKEKLVNYMVHDVGKDPEIASDRDWYYAVVYFVRGVLSERGIRQNRHLRDEKGRRVYYLSMEYLIGRNLMRTILDLDLHTLLGEALAEFDQNMDEILGCEVDAALGNGGLGRLAACILDSIANQSYPGMGYGIRYEFGMFSQSIEEGMQVEHPEHWLRYGNPWEFEQPNVKYRVRFNGKILCFKDAEGNDTCQWVDTEDVVALAFDVPLSGHKTPSTTNLRLWSARATRDFDLSYFNEGNYVEAVKDKAVSENLSKVLYPNDSTLRGQELRLKQEYFFVSASLQDILERFTLENGDIQQFPEKVVIHLNDTHPSLAVPELLRIFCDDYHMSFDEAWELCRRTFTYTNHTLLPEALETWPIAIMEHVLPRHLQLLYQINHQHLKEVKHRYPGDSDILSRMSLIDDVNKRVRMAHVCIVGSYSVNGVAELHSRLMQAGMFKDFKEMRQDVFTNVTNGIDQHRWLNMSNPGLSALIKESIGEKWISDLPALTELAPLADDAAFRRKFHEIKRDNKIRLTQLIADKTGVDLNPDSMFDVQVKRIHEYKRQLLNVMHVITRYMRIRDGIETDLVPRSVIIGGKAAPGYHIAKQIIRLINDVGNTINNDPAVKGMLKMVFLPNYNVSKAEIIMPGSELSEQISTPGMEASGTGNMKFALNGALTIGTLDGANIEIKEEVGDDNIFIFGMTADEANDLRAGGYDPNTFYEKSAELRRVMEMIRDGFFCPDDPGRYSDLYNNLLFGGDHFLLMADYEAYIACQEQVETAYKDQDKWNRMAILNTANMGKFSIDRTVRTYAENVWKVKPMQLQR, encoded by the coding sequence ATGACACTTGACGAGCAACTTTCCGAATCCTCGGTACATGAACATGACCGATCCGATTGGAACGCCACCTTCATCAAGGAAAAACTGGTTAACTACATGGTCCACGATGTGGGCAAAGACCCTGAAATTGCCAGTGATCGCGACTGGTATTATGCCGTGGTCTATTTTGTACGTGGGGTACTGAGTGAGCGGGGTATTCGCCAGAACCGTCACTTGCGTGATGAAAAAGGCCGTCGCGTCTATTACCTCTCCATGGAGTACCTGATTGGCCGCAATTTAATGCGGACCATTCTAGACCTGGACCTGCATACGTTATTAGGGGAAGCGTTGGCAGAGTTCGACCAAAATATGGATGAGATACTAGGTTGCGAAGTCGATGCCGCGTTGGGGAACGGAGGCTTAGGCCGTCTAGCCGCGTGTATTTTGGACTCCATTGCCAACCAAAGCTATCCCGGTATGGGCTATGGCATTCGTTATGAGTTCGGTATGTTCAGCCAATCCATTGAAGAGGGTATGCAGGTAGAGCATCCCGAGCACTGGCTGCGCTATGGTAACCCTTGGGAGTTTGAGCAGCCCAACGTCAAATACCGGGTACGTTTTAACGGCAAGATCCTTTGCTTTAAAGATGCTGAGGGTAATGACACCTGCCAATGGGTTGATACCGAAGATGTTGTCGCACTGGCCTTTGATGTACCTTTATCTGGGCATAAAACGCCAAGCACCACCAACTTGCGCCTATGGTCTGCTCGAGCCACTCGTGACTTTGATCTGAGCTACTTTAATGAGGGTAACTATGTTGAGGCCGTTAAGGATAAAGCGGTTTCAGAAAACCTCTCCAAAGTTCTCTACCCCAACGACTCCACCCTTCGCGGTCAAGAGCTGCGCTTGAAGCAGGAGTATTTCTTTGTCAGCGCCTCCCTACAAGATATTCTGGAGCGCTTTACACTGGAAAATGGGGATATTCAACAGTTCCCGGAGAAGGTGGTTATCCACCTGAATGATACCCACCCATCTTTGGCTGTGCCTGAGCTTCTCCGTATTTTTTGTGATGACTATCACATGAGCTTTGATGAGGCATGGGAGCTGTGCCGTCGAACCTTTACCTATACCAACCACACCCTCTTGCCTGAAGCGCTGGAAACATGGCCCATTGCGATTATGGAGCATGTTCTGCCCCGCCATCTGCAGCTTCTTTATCAGATCAACCACCAGCACCTTAAAGAAGTTAAACACCGCTACCCGGGTGATAGCGACATCCTAAGCCGCATGTCACTGATTGATGATGTCAATAAACGTGTACGCATGGCACACGTCTGTATTGTGGGCAGCTATTCTGTCAACGGTGTGGCTGAACTGCACTCGCGCCTGATGCAAGCAGGCATGTTTAAAGACTTTAAAGAGATGCGCCAGGATGTCTTTACCAATGTCACCAATGGTATTGACCAACACCGCTGGTTAAACATGTCTAACCCAGGTCTCTCGGCTTTGATCAAGGAGAGCATTGGTGAAAAATGGATCTCTGACCTGCCAGCATTAACGGAACTCGCCCCCCTGGCTGATGATGCGGCCTTCCGCCGTAAATTCCACGAGATTAAACGGGATAATAAAATTCGTTTAACCCAATTGATTGCCGATAAAACAGGTGTCGATCTAAACCCAGACTCCATGTTTGATGTACAGGTTAAACGTATTCATGAGTACAAGCGCCAGCTACTCAACGTCATGCATGTGATCACCCGCTACATGCGTATTCGTGATGGCATAGAGACAGATCTGGTTCCTCGCTCGGTCATCATTGGTGGTAAGGCAGCCCCTGGTTACCATATTGCCAAACAGATTATTCGTTTGATCAATGATGTCGGTAACACCATTAACAACGACCCTGCGGTTAAGGGTATGTTGAAGATGGTATTTTTGCCCAACTACAATGTTTCAAAGGCTGAGATCATCATGCCAGGCTCTGAGCTTTCAGAGCAGATCTCCACACCCGGTATGGAAGCCTCTGGCACGGGTAATATGAAATTTGCCCTCAATGGTGCTTTAACCATCGGTACGCTAGATGGCGCCAACATTGAGATCAAAGAAGAGGTGGGTGATGACAACATCTTCATCTTTGGCATGACCGCGGATGAAGCCAACGACTTACGAGCAGGTGGTTACGATCCCAACACCTTCTATGAAAAGAGCGCTGAGCTGCGCCGGGTTATGGAGATGATTCGTGACGGCTTCTTCTGTCCGGATGATCCAGGCCGTTACAGCGATCTGTACAATAACCTGCTGTTTGGCGGTGACCATTTCCTACTCATGGCCGATTACGAAGCATACATTGCTTGCCAAGAGCAAGTAGAGACGGCTTATAAAGATCAGGACAAATGGAACCGTATGGCCATTCTAAACACGGCCAATATGGGGAAATTCTCCATTGACCGGACCGTGCGTACTTATGCGGAAAATGTTTGGAAAGTCAAACCCATGCAACTGCAGCGCTAA
- the glgA gene encoding glycogen synthase GlgA — MRVLFVTSEIYPLIKTGGLGDVAAALPAALMEHGVDMRVLVPGYPSVLEGMRHKGQAIVLGELFGHGDVRLVPGYLPDSEVFIWALDIPTLYDRPGNPYLSHDGLDWGDNAIRFAALSRVAALIAEAGGFLGWRPDVLHAHDWQAGLASVYLHFSGNRHCKTIQTIHNIQFQGNFPAKVIHEIGIPTSAMHVYGAEFHGNFSFLKAGLFYSNWLTTVSPSYANEICTPAYSFGMEGLLKDRAHQLHGILNGIDYGAWDPRTDPLIAHNYAPDKVDEKIHNKRALQKEMGLIEEDDRPLFGMVSRLTDQKGIDLVLEAVPAALSAGAQLVVLGSGDLAYEDRLRELAAQNPHLIAVHIGYDETHAHRIQAGVDILLVPSRFEPCGLTQLYAMRYGTLPLVRRTGGLADSVENIHSEEHGTGFQFEHADGMSLLTTMLHAMGCMRNKTLWKKAQQRAMHMDFGWRKAARAYMHLYESGAPPIL, encoded by the coding sequence ATGCGTGTACTTTTTGTCACCTCTGAAATCTACCCTTTAATCAAGACCGGTGGTCTTGGTGATGTCGCGGCTGCTCTACCGGCGGCATTGATGGAACATGGCGTTGATATGCGCGTGCTTGTGCCTGGGTATCCAAGTGTTCTAGAGGGCATGCGTCATAAAGGTCAAGCCATTGTACTTGGAGAACTATTTGGGCATGGCGATGTACGGCTGGTACCAGGATATCTTCCCGATAGTGAGGTGTTTATATGGGCGCTGGATATCCCGACCCTCTATGATCGACCGGGCAACCCCTATTTAAGTCATGATGGCCTGGACTGGGGGGATAATGCCATTCGATTTGCCGCACTCTCACGTGTCGCTGCCTTAATTGCAGAAGCGGGTGGTTTTCTGGGCTGGCGGCCAGATGTCCTTCATGCCCATGATTGGCAGGCTGGACTGGCCTCCGTTTATTTGCATTTTTCGGGTAATCGCCACTGCAAGACAATCCAGACCATCCATAATATACAATTCCAGGGTAACTTCCCCGCTAAGGTCATTCATGAAATTGGCATACCGACCAGCGCCATGCATGTATATGGTGCTGAATTTCATGGGAATTTTAGTTTTTTGAAAGCGGGTCTTTTTTACAGCAATTGGCTAACCACGGTCAGCCCCTCCTATGCCAATGAAATTTGCACACCTGCCTATAGCTTTGGGATGGAGGGCCTACTTAAAGACCGGGCACACCAATTGCACGGCATCCTCAATGGCATCGACTATGGCGCATGGGACCCAAGAACCGATCCTTTAATTGCCCATAACTATGCCCCGGATAAGGTGGATGAGAAAATCCACAATAAACGCGCACTTCAAAAAGAGATGGGCTTGATTGAAGAAGATGATCGACCACTGTTTGGAATGGTCAGTCGTTTAACCGACCAAAAAGGGATTGATCTGGTTTTAGAAGCGGTACCAGCCGCCCTCAGTGCAGGCGCACAACTGGTGGTTCTGGGTAGTGGAGATCTGGCCTATGAAGATCGCTTGCGAGAACTGGCTGCACAAAATCCCCATTTAATTGCGGTGCATATTGGTTATGACGAAACCCACGCCCATCGCATTCAAGCTGGCGTGGACATATTACTGGTTCCCTCGCGCTTTGAACCATGTGGTCTAACACAGCTCTATGCCATGCGATATGGCACATTACCCCTCGTAAGACGGACTGGGGGGTTGGCAGACAGCGTAGAGAACATCCACTCTGAAGAGCATGGAACTGGGTTTCAATTTGAACATGCTGATGGCATGAGCCTGCTTACCACCATGCTCCATGCTATGGGCTGTATGCGCAACAAAACACTCTGGAAAAAGGCCCAACAAAGAGCCATGCATATGGATTTTGGCTGGCGCAAAGCCGCACGCGCTTATATGCACCTATATGAATCTGGGGCACCCCCGATTCTATAA